The Penaeus vannamei isolate JL-2024 chromosome 13, ASM4276789v1, whole genome shotgun sequence genome window below encodes:
- the pit gene encoding uncharacterized protein pit isoform X2: MGTKTKDKILMRKIKKTQTKKLKLIQEKEKEKETSGESTSVEEPLPEDEAERLIQLHPNLSKRPAEEEEQRPKKKKKKKPLKDLEKALDDGADNEPEPEPEPEVKSKEEKKNEAEEEEEEEEEEEEARNELDSTLGFNASTTKSFESLEGCVSNETMNAIKTMGFKDMTEIQAKAIPKLLEGLDLRGTAKTGAGKTLAFLIPAVELMYKLKFKPRNGTGVIIISPTRELSMQTYGVLRELMQDHSQTFGLIMGGADRKSEGAKLRKGVNILVATPGRLLDHLTNTPDFMYKNMVCLIIDEADRIFDVGFEQEMKQILNILPKRRQTMLFSATKDTKTDELARLALKTDPMEVDVDSDKINATVEGLEQAYLVCPADKRFLVLYTFIKKNLKKKVMIFFNSCMTVKYYHELLNYIDVPVMCIHGKQKQVKRTNTFYQFTNADSGVLLCTDVAARGWDIPAVDWIVQYDPPDDPKEYIHRVGRTARAGGRGRALLFIREEEYLFISYLKSHKVNVDCMDISWTKVANIQMQLEKLIGQNHFLHQSAKEAYRGYLRAYHSHQQKHIFDINTLDLKKVAKCFGFIVPPLIDLNIASGKLPHKRGGGGGYGGIHQRKDFKTKIYRQGNRPRY; this comes from the exons ATGGGAACTAAAACGAAAGATAAGATTTTGATGCGAAAGATCAAGAAGACGCAGACCAAAAAGCTAAAGCTGAtccaggagaaagagaaggagaaggaaacgagtGGAGAATCTACCTCAG TTGAAGAGCCATTACCTGAGGACGAGGCAGAAAGGCTCATCCAGCTTCATCCAAATCTAAGCAAACGTCCtgcggaagaagaggaacagcggCCAAAGAAAA aaaagaagaagaagcctcTGAAAGACCTTGAAAAAGCCCTTGATGATGGGGCTGATAATGAACCAGAACCAGAGCCAGAACCAGAGGTGAAGagcaaggaggaaaagaaaaatgaagcagaagaggaggaggaggaggaggaggaagaggaggaggccagaAACGAAC TTGACAGTACACTGGGCTTCAATGCCTCCACCACCAAATCATTTGAGAGCCTTGAGGGCTGCGTGTCCAATGAGACAATGAATGCCATAAAGACGATGGGCTTCAAGGACATGACAGAGATCCAGGCAAAGGCAATCCCCAAACTCCTGGAGGGTCTTGACCTGCGTGGAACAGCCAAGACCGGAGCAGGAAAGACCTTGGCCTTCCTCATCCCGGCTGTAGAGTTGATGTACAAATTGAAGTTCAAGCCCAGGAATG GTACCGGAGTGATCATCATCTCTCCAACTCGTGAATTGTCCATGCAAACATACGGTGTCCTGAGAGAACTCATGCAGGACCATTCGCAAACATTTGGCCTGATCATGGGAGGTGCAGACCGCAAGAGTGAAGGTGCAAAGTTGCGTAAAG GTGTGAATATCTTGGTTGCGACACCTGGAAGGCTCCTGGATCACCTCACTAACACTCCAGACTTCATGTACAAGAACATGGTGTGTCTTATCATTGATGAAGCTGACCGGATTTTCGATGTTGGATTTGAGCAAGAGATGAAACAGATCTTGAATATTCTACCAA AGCGGAGACAGACGATGCTGTTTAGTGCAACAAAAGACACGAAGACAGATGAGCTAGCCAGACTTGCCCTGAAGACAGATCCCATGGAAGTAGATGTAGACTCAGACAAAATTAATGCAACGGTAGAGGGCCTAGAACAAG CGTATCTGGTGTGTCCAGCTGACAAGAGATTCCTTGTTCTCTACACTTTCATTAAGAAGAATCTGAAGAAAAAAGTCATGATCTTCTTCAATTCGTGCATGACTGTCAAATACTACCATGAGCTCCTGAACTACATAGATGTCCCTGTCATGTGCATCCAT GGAAAACAAAAGCAAGTGAAACGAACAAACACCTTTTACCAGTTCACAAACGCAGATTCAGGTGTCTTGTTGTGCACAGACGTAGCAGCCAGAGGTTGGGACATTCCAGCAGTTGACTGGATTGTGCAGTATGACCCCCCAGATGATCCCAA gGAATACATCCACCGTGTTGGAAGAACAGCCCGTGCTGGAGGTAGAGGTCGTGCGCTCCTGTTCATCCGCGAAGAAGAATACTTGTTCATCAGTTACCTCAAATCTCACAAGGTCAATGTGGACTGCATGGACATTTCATGGACCAAAGTAGCAAACATTCAGATGCAG TTGGAGAAGCTGATTGGCCAGAACCACTTCCTCCACCAAAGTGCGAAGGAAGCTTACAGAGGATACTTGAGAGCATATCATTCACATCAACAGAAGCACATCTTTGACATCAACACACTCGACTTGAAAAAG GTGGCCAAGTGCTTTGGTTTTATTGTGCCGCCCCTCATCGACCTAAATATAGCATCAGGAAAACTACCCCACaagcgtggtggtggtggaggctaTGGAGGAATCCACCAGCGGAAAGacttcaaaacaaaaatataccgGCAGGGGAATAGACCTAGATATTAG
- the pit gene encoding uncharacterized protein pit isoform X1 — protein sequence MGTKTKDKILMRKIKKTQTKKLKLIQEKEKEKETSGESTSAVEEPLPEDEAERLIQLHPNLSKRPAEEEEQRPKKKKKKKPLKDLEKALDDGADNEPEPEPEPEVKSKEEKKNEAEEEEEEEEEEEEARNELDSTLGFNASTTKSFESLEGCVSNETMNAIKTMGFKDMTEIQAKAIPKLLEGLDLRGTAKTGAGKTLAFLIPAVELMYKLKFKPRNGTGVIIISPTRELSMQTYGVLRELMQDHSQTFGLIMGGADRKSEGAKLRKGVNILVATPGRLLDHLTNTPDFMYKNMVCLIIDEADRIFDVGFEQEMKQILNILPKRRQTMLFSATKDTKTDELARLALKTDPMEVDVDSDKINATVEGLEQAYLVCPADKRFLVLYTFIKKNLKKKVMIFFNSCMTVKYYHELLNYIDVPVMCIHGKQKQVKRTNTFYQFTNADSGVLLCTDVAARGWDIPAVDWIVQYDPPDDPKEYIHRVGRTARAGGRGRALLFIREEEYLFISYLKSHKVNVDCMDISWTKVANIQMQLEKLIGQNHFLHQSAKEAYRGYLRAYHSHQQKHIFDINTLDLKKVAKCFGFIVPPLIDLNIASGKLPHKRGGGGGYGGIHQRKDFKTKIYRQGNRPRY from the exons ATGGGAACTAAAACGAAAGATAAGATTTTGATGCGAAAGATCAAGAAGACGCAGACCAAAAAGCTAAAGCTGAtccaggagaaagagaaggagaaggaaacgagtGGAGAATCTACCTCAG CAGTTGAAGAGCCATTACCTGAGGACGAGGCAGAAAGGCTCATCCAGCTTCATCCAAATCTAAGCAAACGTCCtgcggaagaagaggaacagcggCCAAAGAAAA aaaagaagaagaagcctcTGAAAGACCTTGAAAAAGCCCTTGATGATGGGGCTGATAATGAACCAGAACCAGAGCCAGAACCAGAGGTGAAGagcaaggaggaaaagaaaaatgaagcagaagaggaggaggaggaggaggaggaagaggaggaggccagaAACGAAC TTGACAGTACACTGGGCTTCAATGCCTCCACCACCAAATCATTTGAGAGCCTTGAGGGCTGCGTGTCCAATGAGACAATGAATGCCATAAAGACGATGGGCTTCAAGGACATGACAGAGATCCAGGCAAAGGCAATCCCCAAACTCCTGGAGGGTCTTGACCTGCGTGGAACAGCCAAGACCGGAGCAGGAAAGACCTTGGCCTTCCTCATCCCGGCTGTAGAGTTGATGTACAAATTGAAGTTCAAGCCCAGGAATG GTACCGGAGTGATCATCATCTCTCCAACTCGTGAATTGTCCATGCAAACATACGGTGTCCTGAGAGAACTCATGCAGGACCATTCGCAAACATTTGGCCTGATCATGGGAGGTGCAGACCGCAAGAGTGAAGGTGCAAAGTTGCGTAAAG GTGTGAATATCTTGGTTGCGACACCTGGAAGGCTCCTGGATCACCTCACTAACACTCCAGACTTCATGTACAAGAACATGGTGTGTCTTATCATTGATGAAGCTGACCGGATTTTCGATGTTGGATTTGAGCAAGAGATGAAACAGATCTTGAATATTCTACCAA AGCGGAGACAGACGATGCTGTTTAGTGCAACAAAAGACACGAAGACAGATGAGCTAGCCAGACTTGCCCTGAAGACAGATCCCATGGAAGTAGATGTAGACTCAGACAAAATTAATGCAACGGTAGAGGGCCTAGAACAAG CGTATCTGGTGTGTCCAGCTGACAAGAGATTCCTTGTTCTCTACACTTTCATTAAGAAGAATCTGAAGAAAAAAGTCATGATCTTCTTCAATTCGTGCATGACTGTCAAATACTACCATGAGCTCCTGAACTACATAGATGTCCCTGTCATGTGCATCCAT GGAAAACAAAAGCAAGTGAAACGAACAAACACCTTTTACCAGTTCACAAACGCAGATTCAGGTGTCTTGTTGTGCACAGACGTAGCAGCCAGAGGTTGGGACATTCCAGCAGTTGACTGGATTGTGCAGTATGACCCCCCAGATGATCCCAA gGAATACATCCACCGTGTTGGAAGAACAGCCCGTGCTGGAGGTAGAGGTCGTGCGCTCCTGTTCATCCGCGAAGAAGAATACTTGTTCATCAGTTACCTCAAATCTCACAAGGTCAATGTGGACTGCATGGACATTTCATGGACCAAAGTAGCAAACATTCAGATGCAG TTGGAGAAGCTGATTGGCCAGAACCACTTCCTCCACCAAAGTGCGAAGGAAGCTTACAGAGGATACTTGAGAGCATATCATTCACATCAACAGAAGCACATCTTTGACATCAACACACTCGACTTGAAAAAG GTGGCCAAGTGCTTTGGTTTTATTGTGCCGCCCCTCATCGACCTAAATATAGCATCAGGAAAACTACCCCACaagcgtggtggtggtggaggctaTGGAGGAATCCACCAGCGGAAAGacttcaaaacaaaaatataccgGCAGGGGAATAGACCTAGATATTAG